Proteins encoded within one genomic window of Candidatus Nezhaarchaeota archaeon:
- a CDS encoding Mov34/MPN/PAD-1 family protein: MRGSSVYVDELIYPINTIFGLGFSEFQPHNLPLDPSIIGSVHSHPSGSSSPSTQDLHNFFGIVMVILAYPYNLASTSAYDKSGNPLIVRIVNSLEFRT; the protein is encoded by the coding sequence GTGAGAGGTTCCTCTGTATATGTTGATGAATTAATTTACCCCATAAATACCATATTTGGACTAGGCTTCTCAGAATTTCAGCCTCACAATCTCCCACTTGACCCGTCAATAATCGGCAGCGTCCACTCCCATCCATCAGGTTCTTCAAGTCCATCAACTCAAGATCTGCATAACTTCTTCGGTATAGTGATGGTAATATTGGCTTATCCATACAATTTAGCCTCAACGTCAGCTTATGACAAGTCGGGTAACCCCCTCATAGTAAGAATAGTTAACTCTTTAGAGTTTAGAACATGA
- a CDS encoding small multi-drug export protein has translation MIPEEVKVLILALTPLFETRISIPYGIAVADLPVPEVMAISLVGNLIPLPFLLWGLSKFEGWALRGDGWLQKVITLMYVNLVFRVRRRGERYINRYGVLGLALFVAIPLPGSGVWAGSLLAHILGLSPKKSLVAITVGALVAALLVLAGTFGITILMT, from the coding sequence GTGATTCCTGAAGAAGTTAAAGTGCTGATACTAGCTTTAACACCTCTCTTCGAAACTAGAATCTCAATACCCTACGGCATAGCTGTGGCAGATCTTCCAGTTCCCGAAGTCATGGCAATATCATTAGTCGGCAACCTGATTCCACTACCATTCCTATTATGGGGCCTATCTAAATTTGAGGGGTGGGCTTTGAGGGGTGATGGATGGCTCCAGAAAGTCATCACGTTAATGTACGTAAATTTAGTCTTTAGAGTAAGGAGAAGAGGCGAAAGGTACATCAACAGATACGGGGTGCTGGGACTAGCGCTCTTCGTAGCTATACCACTACCTGGAAGTGGGGTCTGGGCAGGGTCTTTGCTCGCCCACATACTAGGGCTTAGTCCGAAGAAGTCATTAGTAGCGATAACTGTTGGAGCACTGGTGGCAGCATTATTAGTCCTTGCAGGAACTTTCGGCATTACAATTCTCATGACTTAA
- a CDS encoding Snf7 family protein, whose translation MSRIERFAKRWDREIKEPVTSKVKSLILPDTPLKYKIDMAMNKLKAQLGRLDQVSARLMERDKKIFEKVVEAFMRHEMDRATLYANELAELRKMSKVILFSKLSLEKVLLRLGTIKEVGELVVAMAPAVEVVRNIKSSLSGILPDAERELGELSEILNSLVIEAGQVTGQALMLEATEEAQKILEEAMAVAEQKMKEKLPEVPTVEAAQPDKQSTFR comes from the coding sequence TTGTCTAGAATTGAGAGGTTCGCTAAGAGATGGGATAGAGAGATAAAGGAGCCGGTGACGTCGAAAGTTAAGTCGCTGATACTTCCTGACACCCCCCTAAAGTATAAGATAGACATGGCAATGAACAAGCTCAAAGCTCAATTAGGCAGGCTAGACCAGGTCAGCGCGAGACTCATGGAGAGGGATAAGAAGATATTTGAGAAGGTCGTTGAAGCTTTTATGAGACATGAGATGGACAGGGCAACGCTTTACGCCAACGAACTTGCTGAACTAAGGAAGATGAGCAAGGTAATATTGTTCAGCAAGCTATCACTTGAGAAGGTCCTCCTGAGACTTGGAACGATAAAGGAAGTCGGTGAGCTGGTCGTTGCCATGGCTCCGGCAGTAGAGGTTGTGAGGAACATAAAGAGCAGCTTATCGGGTATACTGCCAGATGCTGAGCGCGAACTTGGTGAGTTAAGTGAGATTCTCAATAGCCTAGTGATTGAGGCAGGGCAGGTCACAGGTCAAGCATTGATGCTCGAAGCTACTGAGGAGGCTCAGAAGATCTTAGAGGAGGCGATGGCAGTAGCTGAGCAGAAGATGAAGGAGAAGCTTCCAGAAGTTCCGACAGTTGAAGCAGCACAGCCTGATAAGCAAAGCACTTTTAGGTAG
- a CDS encoding CdvA-like protein: protein MVEVTVAEFIKYISKQVKDPYGRLVGKIAAFISDTLSNVKAVVLEHGDGEYNSYSTEYVVIESDIIKILSELKVEANKLAKELELTWKKNLALEELLEKKEISQEVYEHFQSQFSSTFKELKGKAIEIVDKIKARIAELDSQTRILQLALASAKISHRIGEIDDAYFNSITNMIQTGMNRIASERRDLENSVNELEKLLTEPPKLSKSEKRDVETLVVKVKE, encoded by the coding sequence ATGGTTGAGGTTACCGTTGCAGAGTTCATCAAGTACATAAGCAAGCAAGTTAAAGACCCCTATGGTAGGCTTGTAGGCAAGATAGCAGCATTCATAAGCGATACGCTGAGCAACGTTAAGGCCGTTGTGCTTGAGCATGGCGATGGTGAGTACAACAGCTATTCTACAGAGTATGTCGTCATAGAGAGTGATATAATAAAGATACTTTCGGAGTTAAAGGTTGAAGCCAACAAATTAGCTAAGGAGCTTGAGCTCACGTGGAAGAAGAACCTGGCCCTCGAAGAGCTGTTAGAGAAGAAGGAGATATCTCAAGAGGTTTATGAGCACTTCCAGTCGCAGTTTAGCTCTACATTCAAAGAGCTAAAGGGCAAGGCTATAGAGATAGTTGACAAGATAAAGGCAAGGATCGCTGAGCTTGATTCTCAAACAAGAATATTACAATTAGCCTTAGCTAGCGCCAAGATATCGCACAGGATAGGAGAGATAGACGATGCTTACTTTAACTCGATAACGAACATGATTCAGACAGGAATGAATAGAATAGCAAGTGAGAGGAGAGATCTAGAAAACTCCGTGAATGAGCTTGAAAAGCTGCTCACTGAACCTCCCAAGCTTTCAAAGTCTGAAAAGAGGGACGTCGAGACGTTGGTGGTGAAAGTCAAAGAGTAG
- a CDS encoding AAA family ATPase: MGEITVAASELERLALKYAEEAMKSEREGFKGKAIEGYSKAAEILLKLVKLYPNYPLNKIYIERALMYQERVKQIQMGLSCDQMITLNSVNSEELNVYEGTSSERPNVSWNDVIGLDEIKEEIRKVVVLPTRVEPEKLPLGWPTGILLFGPPGCGKTLIVAALASELNAHFFHIDPAIIMSKWLGESERNVAKVFEAARKNASRQRPSIIFIDEVEALTGIYSNEVGGEARMRSQLLKEMDGLHCKGKKHYVYVIGATNKPWILDQAFLRRFQKRIYVPPPDYKARMELFKHYTRGFKLAKDVDFELLAQKTEGYTSHDIEEVCREVQFKLIEDCKDLIRGELREACMKDFLEVMSKRRPSVSKELIRKYVEWNEKYGAI; the protein is encoded by the coding sequence ATGGGTGAAATCACAGTGGCAGCTAGCGAACTTGAGAGACTTGCCCTTAAATATGCCGAGGAGGCAATGAAAAGCGAAAGAGAGGGGTTTAAGGGCAAGGCAATCGAGGGATACTCAAAGGCCGCTGAAATATTGCTAAAACTAGTTAAGCTCTACCCTAATTACCCATTGAACAAGATATACATAGAAAGGGCCTTAATGTACCAGGAGAGAGTAAAGCAAATTCAAATGGGGTTGTCATGCGATCAGATGATCACTCTAAACAGTGTTAATAGTGAGGAGCTCAATGTCTACGAAGGTACATCGAGCGAGAGACCCAACGTTTCGTGGAATGATGTCATTGGCCTAGACGAGATAAAAGAAGAAATTAGGAAGGTCGTAGTGCTTCCAACGAGAGTTGAGCCTGAAAAGCTGCCTTTAGGATGGCCTACAGGAATACTTCTATTTGGACCTCCCGGATGCGGTAAGACGTTAATAGTTGCAGCATTAGCATCAGAGCTCAATGCCCACTTTTTCCACATAGACCCAGCAATCATAATGTCGAAGTGGCTTGGGGAGAGCGAAAGAAATGTAGCGAAGGTGTTTGAGGCAGCTCGAAAAAATGCTTCTAGACAAAGACCTTCCATCATATTTATAGACGAGGTCGAGGCCCTTACGGGGATTTATAGCAACGAGGTTGGCGGTGAAGCTAGGATGAGGAGCCAATTACTTAAAGAGATGGATGGGCTTCACTGCAAGGGGAAGAAGCACTACGTCTACGTTATAGGCGCAACCAATAAACCATGGATTTTGGACCAGGCGTTTCTTAGAAGGTTTCAGAAGAGGATATACGTCCCACCACCGGACTACAAGGCTAGGATGGAGCTCTTCAAGCATTACACAAGGGGCTTTAAGCTAGCTAAAGACGTGGACTTTGAGCTCTTAGCACAGAAGACTGAAGGGTACACCTCTCACGACATCGAGGAGGTGTGTAGAGAGGTGCAGTTCAAGCTTATAGAGGACTGTAAGGATTTAATTCGTGGAGAACTAAGAGAGGCTTGCATGAAGGATTTTCTCGAAGTAATGAGTAAGAGAAGGCCTTCAGTTAGCAAAGAACTCATCAGAAAATACGTGGAGTGGAATGAGAAATACGGTGCCATTTAG
- the ilvB gene encoding biosynthetic-type acetolactate synthase large subunit, with the protein MLISGAEAIVRSLKREGVKVIFGIPGGAVLPLYDALYDSDIRHILGRHEQCVAHMADGYARASGKPGVCIATSGPGATNLVTGLATAYMDSSPVVALTGQVARHMIGRDAFQEADIIGIVTPITKYCFQITSAKEIPKVFKTAFIIASTRRPGPVLIDIPVDVQREQAEIVFTDELDTKGYDPNPPRVDIDKVKKAAEVLAEAERPLILSGGGVISSGAHVELLTLAEMLSAPVVTSLMGKGSIPEDHPLCLGMIGMHGKAYANYAVVECDVLLAIGTRFADRTTGKFDEFAKGAYKIHVDIDLAEINKNVRVDLPIVGDAKEVLRLLIKELKKRKSKSRDAWLNRIKELRSAFEQGVEEQQTALKPSSVIKLLNKLLEPGKSIVTTGVGQNQMWSALHYLARAPRSFITSGGLGTMGFGFPAALGAKVACPDKVVVDIDGDGSFLMTEQDLATSVTEGIPVIVVILNNSSLGMVRQWQHLMYKRRFIAIDLRGVPDFVKLAQAYGAEGVRPGSLEELEKALKEAMKCEVTTVIDVNISPEERVFPMVLPGRALHEVLASEPKS; encoded by the coding sequence ATGCTGATTAGTGGTGCTGAGGCAATAGTTCGCTCTCTAAAAAGAGAAGGGGTTAAGGTTATCTTCGGCATACCGGGAGGGGCCGTCCTGCCATTATACGATGCCCTCTACGACTCAGACATAAGGCACATCCTTGGAAGACATGAACAATGCGTCGCGCACATGGCTGATGGATATGCGAGAGCTAGCGGTAAGCCAGGAGTCTGCATAGCTACGTCTGGGCCAGGGGCTACGAACCTAGTAACAGGCTTAGCGACAGCATACATGGATAGCTCACCAGTGGTGGCATTGACCGGACAAGTTGCTAGGCACATGATCGGTAGAGACGCTTTTCAAGAAGCTGACATAATAGGAATCGTAACGCCGATAACGAAGTACTGCTTTCAAATCACATCAGCTAAAGAGATACCGAAGGTGTTTAAAACTGCTTTCATAATAGCTTCAACGAGACGTCCAGGACCAGTCCTCATAGATATACCCGTTGACGTTCAGAGAGAGCAGGCTGAGATAGTATTCACCGATGAACTGGACACTAAAGGCTATGATCCAAATCCGCCGCGAGTAGATATCGATAAAGTCAAGAAGGCTGCCGAAGTACTAGCTGAAGCAGAAAGGCCCCTCATACTCTCGGGTGGAGGTGTAATATCTTCTGGCGCTCACGTGGAACTCTTGACGTTAGCTGAAATGCTCTCAGCACCGGTCGTAACGAGCTTGATGGGTAAGGGCTCTATACCTGAAGATCACCCCTTATGCTTAGGCATGATAGGGATGCATGGCAAAGCTTACGCTAACTATGCGGTCGTTGAGTGCGACGTCCTTCTAGCTATTGGAACTCGCTTTGCTGATAGAACTACAGGAAAGTTTGACGAATTTGCTAAAGGGGCCTATAAGATCCACGTAGACATAGATTTAGCAGAAATAAACAAGAACGTGCGAGTTGATCTACCAATAGTTGGCGACGCTAAGGAAGTTCTACGATTATTGATAAAAGAGCTCAAGAAGCGTAAGTCGAAATCGCGTGATGCGTGGCTTAATAGGATAAAAGAGCTTCGATCAGCTTTTGAGCAAGGAGTTGAAGAACAGCAAACTGCTCTTAAACCTTCATCGGTAATCAAGCTTCTAAACAAGCTATTGGAGCCGGGCAAGTCAATAGTCACAACTGGTGTGGGTCAAAACCAGATGTGGTCTGCTTTGCACTACCTAGCGAGAGCACCAAGGTCCTTCATAACGTCAGGTGGCTTAGGGACCATGGGGTTTGGCTTTCCGGCAGCACTTGGAGCTAAGGTGGCTTGCCCCGACAAGGTGGTTGTGGACATCGATGGTGATGGCAGCTTCTTAATGACCGAACAAGACTTAGCGACATCGGTTACCGAGGGCATACCGGTAATAGTCGTCATATTGAATAATAGCTCTCTTGGTATGGTCAGGCAATGGCAGCACTTAATGTACAAGAGGAGGTTCATAGCCATAGACCTAAGAGGGGTTCCAGACTTTGTTAAGCTCGCACAAGCGTATGGAGCTGAAGGGGTGAGACCTGGCTCACTTGAGGAGCTTGAAAAAGCATTGAAGGAGGCAATGAAGTGCGAGGTTACTACAGTGATAGACGTCAACATCTCTCCAGAGGAGAGAGTATTCCCCATGGTTCTCCCCGGTAGAGCCCTCCATGAGGTGTTAGCTAGTGAGCCAAAAAGCTGA
- the nikR gene encoding nickel-responsive transcriptional regulator NikR, with amino-acid sequence MPGVIRFGVSLPSDVAKEFDEVIGKMGYKNRSKAILDAVKMFLADLKWTMGGSERVVGSLSFLYNHEVKGLEDYLTDIEHGFRSIITAVLHIHVTDKICHKIIAVEGPAEEIKKLALKIASKKGVEQLRVNVATI; translated from the coding sequence ATGCCTGGCGTCATTAGATTTGGAGTTTCTTTACCATCAGATGTCGCGAAGGAGTTTGATGAGGTTATAGGCAAGATGGGGTATAAGAATAGATCGAAGGCCATACTAGATGCTGTTAAAATGTTCTTGGCTGACCTTAAATGGACCATGGGAGGAAGCGAAAGAGTTGTTGGTTCGCTCTCTTTCCTATACAATCACGAGGTTAAGGGACTAGAAGATTACTTAACTGATATAGAGCATGGATTTAGATCCATAATAACAGCTGTTCTACACATTCACGTCACCGACAAGATATGCCATAAAATCATAGCCGTTGAGGGACCTGCTGAAGAAATAAAGAAGCTAGCCCTCAAAATAGCATCGAAGAAAGGTGTAGAGCAATTAAGGGTTAATGTGGCAACCATTTAA
- the ilvC gene encoding ketol-acid reductoisomerase codes for MARIYKDHEIDDSILRGSIIAVIGYGSQGRAQALNLRDSGFNVIVGLRREGASWKFASSEGFEVFEIPDAVRKADVILFLIPDTEQPKVYEEKIKPNLSEGKSLCFAHGFNVHFGVIRPPREVDVFMVAPKAPGVKVREMYLQGRGVPALVAVYNDYSTMALQKALAIAKGIGCARAGVIETTFKEETETDLIGEQCVLVGGLMELIKKGFEVLIEEGYQPEVAYFEVCNEAKLIMDLIYSGGLIGMLRGVSDTAKYGGLTVGPKVIDERVKENMKIAVKRVKDGSFAKEWIEECASGKKRLMELMKAVENHKLEVVGREMRKLAGIES; via the coding sequence TTGGCTCGCATCTATAAAGACCATGAGATAGATGACAGCATTTTGAGGGGGTCCATCATAGCAGTGATAGGTTATGGAAGCCAAGGAAGAGCTCAGGCTTTAAACCTCAGGGACAGTGGCTTTAACGTCATAGTAGGATTGAGGAGGGAAGGGGCTTCTTGGAAGTTCGCATCATCTGAGGGATTTGAAGTGTTTGAGATCCCAGATGCTGTAAGGAAAGCCGACGTCATCCTATTCTTAATACCTGATACCGAACAGCCAAAGGTCTATGAGGAGAAGATAAAGCCTAATCTTTCAGAGGGTAAAAGCCTATGCTTCGCTCACGGTTTCAACGTGCACTTCGGAGTTATAAGACCTCCACGAGAAGTAGACGTCTTCATGGTCGCTCCCAAAGCTCCTGGAGTAAAAGTTAGAGAAATGTACCTTCAAGGAAGAGGGGTTCCAGCTTTAGTGGCTGTTTACAATGACTACTCCACTATGGCCCTTCAAAAGGCTCTGGCCATAGCCAAAGGCATAGGATGTGCTAGAGCTGGCGTTATAGAAACGACGTTCAAGGAGGAGACAGAGACGGACCTGATAGGCGAACAATGCGTACTCGTTGGGGGGCTAATGGAGCTCATAAAGAAGGGATTTGAGGTCCTCATAGAGGAAGGCTATCAACCTGAGGTAGCATACTTCGAGGTATGCAATGAAGCGAAACTAATAATGGACTTGATATACTCTGGAGGCTTGATTGGAATGCTTCGAGGAGTTAGTGATACGGCTAAGTATGGTGGATTAACTGTTGGGCCAAAGGTCATAGACGAGAGGGTTAAGGAGAACATGAAGATAGCTGTTAAGAGAGTGAAGGACGGCTCTTTTGCCAAAGAGTGGATTGAGGAGTGTGCTTCAGGTAAGAAGCGTCTTATGGAGCTGATGAAGGCAGTTGAGAATCATAAGCTGGAAGTAGTTGGTAGGGAGATGAGGAAGCTAGCTGGAATCGAGAGTTGA
- the ilvD gene encoding dihydroxy-acid dehydratase has translation MDLRSSVLKTFPRDLPRRGLLKALGLTDEAIQKPFIAVVNSYSEIVPGHVHLRTIAEAVKSGILSAGGQPFEVNTIAICDGLAMGHEGMKYSLPSRDLIADSVELVVEAHRFDGMVLICSCDKIVPGMLMAAARLNIPSIVVTGGPMMPGDYRGEKVTLVKVFEALGEHARGLLTVNDLREIEDNVCPGPGSCSGMFTANTMACLVEAMGMGLPKVGTAPAVSAERLRIARRSGELIVEMVRRGIRPRDIMTKKAFLNAIAVDVALGGSTNTALHLPAIAHEAGVELELDEFDKMSKLVPQLCTISPNGPHTVYDFHMAGGVMALMSEIKDHLHLDALTVTGKTIGELIENVYVRDRNVIRSISNPVMTEGGLAVLKGTLAPRGSIVKIAAVPKSMWRFKGVAKVFNSEEEAVEAIINKKIEEESVVVIRYEGPKGGPGMREMLMPTSLIVGMGLWEKVALVTDGRFSGATRGLAVGHVSPEAAEGGPIARVVDGDVITIDLHNRRIDVDFVVPEEERIKRLTKPTKVLKGYLARYSQRALSADRGAILT, from the coding sequence TTGGATCTTCGAAGTAGCGTATTGAAGACTTTTCCTCGAGACCTCCCTCGCAGAGGCCTCTTAAAGGCCCTAGGTTTAACAGATGAAGCCATTCAGAAGCCATTCATAGCAGTGGTCAATAGCTACTCGGAAATAGTCCCAGGACACGTTCATCTTAGAACTATAGCCGAGGCTGTGAAAAGCGGTATTCTAAGTGCTGGCGGCCAGCCATTTGAGGTGAATACCATAGCAATCTGCGATGGCCTAGCCATGGGCCACGAGGGAATGAAGTATTCTTTACCATCCAGAGATCTAATAGCCGACTCAGTAGAGCTGGTTGTAGAGGCACATAGATTTGATGGTATGGTCTTGATATGCTCATGTGACAAGATAGTTCCGGGCATGTTGATGGCTGCAGCAAGGCTCAACATACCATCCATAGTCGTGACGGGGGGACCAATGATGCCTGGAGATTACAGAGGAGAGAAAGTGACATTAGTCAAAGTTTTTGAAGCTCTTGGCGAGCACGCTAGAGGGCTCCTTACAGTTAATGATCTAAGGGAGATAGAGGATAACGTTTGTCCGGGACCAGGATCATGTAGTGGGATGTTTACTGCCAATACCATGGCTTGCTTAGTAGAAGCTATGGGAATGGGACTACCCAAAGTTGGCACTGCACCGGCAGTATCAGCTGAGAGACTAAGGATAGCTAGGAGATCCGGTGAACTGATAGTTGAGATGGTGAGGAGGGGGATAAGACCTAGAGACATAATGACGAAGAAGGCCTTCTTGAATGCCATAGCAGTTGACGTAGCATTAGGAGGATCAACTAATACGGCTCTACATTTACCAGCCATAGCTCACGAGGCTGGCGTAGAGCTTGAACTCGATGAATTTGATAAAATGAGCAAGTTAGTACCACAACTTTGTACTATATCTCCGAACGGTCCTCATACAGTCTATGACTTTCACATGGCGGGCGGTGTTATGGCCTTAATGTCAGAGATAAAGGACCACCTTCACTTAGATGCACTCACTGTAACCGGCAAGACCATAGGCGAATTGATAGAGAATGTTTATGTCAGAGACAGGAACGTCATAAGGAGCATCTCGAACCCGGTTATGACTGAAGGAGGCTTAGCAGTTTTAAAGGGTACCCTCGCTCCTAGGGGCTCGATAGTGAAGATAGCTGCTGTGCCAAAATCCATGTGGAGGTTTAAAGGAGTGGCCAAGGTCTTTAACTCAGAGGAGGAGGCTGTTGAGGCAATAATCAATAAGAAGATAGAGGAAGAGAGCGTCGTAGTCATAAGGTACGAAGGCCCTAAGGGAGGACCTGGAATGAGAGAAATGCTAATGCCCACTTCTCTCATAGTCGGCATGGGTTTGTGGGAGAAGGTTGCGCTTGTCACGGATGGTAGATTCTCAGGTGCGACTAGGGGGCTGGCCGTCGGTCACGTGTCGCCTGAAGCAGCTGAGGGTGGCCCGATAGCTAGAGTAGTTGATGGCGATGTGATAACGATAGATCTTCACAATAGGAGGATAGATGTAGACTTCGTGGTACCTGAGGAGGAGAGAATTAAGAGGTTAACCAAGCCTACTAAGGTCTTAAAGGGATACCTAGCGAGGTACTCTCAAAGAGCTCTATCAGCAGATAGGGGTGCTATACTAACGTAG
- the ilvN gene encoding acetolactate synthase small subunit, which yields MSQKAEPRILVMIVEDKPGVLYKVSSIIRRRGINIDAISVATTTEPGISKMTFLVNTDEATIEQLTRQIEKVPTVISVGSSPLRNLYSKELALVKVNVSKPGEREALHTLVAKFNARIIEEKAFTLTIEVVGSPEEVSAFINEVKVIAEIVDLSRSGPIALSR from the coding sequence GTGAGCCAAAAAGCTGAGCCAAGGATATTGGTGATGATAGTCGAAGACAAACCAGGAGTACTCTACAAAGTAAGTTCAATAATCAGGAGGAGAGGAATAAACATAGATGCGATATCGGTGGCTACGACAACGGAGCCAGGTATTTCAAAGATGACCTTTCTTGTGAATACGGATGAAGCGACAATAGAACAGCTTACCAGGCAAATTGAGAAAGTGCCAACAGTTATATCGGTAGGCTCAAGTCCTTTAAGAAATCTTTACTCAAAGGAGCTCGCTTTGGTAAAAGTAAATGTTTCTAAGCCTGGTGAGAGAGAGGCATTGCATACACTGGTAGCGAAGTTCAATGCTCGCATAATAGAGGAGAAAGCCTTTACATTAACCATAGAGGTCGTGGGCTCACCTGAAGAGGTTAGTGCTTTCATAAATGAAGTAAAAGTTATAGCTGAAATCGTAGATCTTAGTAGGTCAGGTCCTATAGCATTATCGAGGTAG
- a CDS encoding CBS domain-containing protein, with protein sequence MTLTPVYAIATKKVITVSPHESLAVVRELMVKHGISRVVIIEGERPVGLVTKKDIIKFLALDDTERSLIEIPVSEVMSGNLVLVRPDLDVRTVANIMLDSDISSLLVVDGEKLLGIATKTDICRYYAEHCKGVFKVRDFMTPHVIYVKPMHSLFRVMNLMIKHNISRVLVLSDDHKPIGIVTLTDLTFYTSSLRPVKHPTFETIPSSLILTAEDVMTRDPITIREDEDLSKAPELMLEKRISGLPVVNENGRLSGIITKSDVVKAVASFKGPYSSGT encoded by the coding sequence TTGACACTCACACCAGTTTATGCGATAGCGACGAAGAAGGTAATAACGGTCTCACCCCATGAGAGTCTCGCTGTAGTTAGAGAATTAATGGTGAAGCACGGTATTAGCAGAGTAGTCATAATAGAGGGTGAGAGACCGGTAGGTCTAGTTACGAAGAAGGACATAATTAAATTCTTAGCACTTGACGATACCGAGAGAAGCCTAATTGAAATACCTGTGTCAGAGGTTATGAGTGGAAACCTGGTACTCGTAAGACCGGACTTAGACGTAAGGACTGTAGCCAACATAATGCTTGACAGTGATATAAGCTCTCTCCTCGTAGTTGATGGCGAGAAGCTTTTGGGGATCGCAACAAAGACGGATATTTGTCGGTACTATGCTGAGCACTGTAAAGGAGTTTTCAAAGTGAGAGACTTCATGACCCCACACGTCATATACGTGAAGCCGATGCATTCGCTCTTCAGGGTTATGAACTTAATGATCAAGCACAACATAAGTAGGGTCTTAGTGCTAAGCGATGATCACAAACCCATAGGTATAGTGACCCTCACAGACCTTACGTTCTACACGTCATCTCTAAGACCAGTAAAGCATCCAACGTTTGAGACCATTCCCTCATCTCTGATACTAACAGCTGAAGACGTTATGACTAGAGATCCAATAACAATACGAGAGGATGAGGACTTAAGCAAGGCTCCCGAGCTCATGCTCGAGAAGAGGATAAGCGGGCTACCAGTGGTTAATGAAAATGGAAGGCTGAGTGGAATAATAACCAAGAGCGACGTCGTTAAAGCTGTCGCAAGCTTTAAAGGTCCTTACTCAAGTGGCACTTAA
- a CDS encoding TIGR00300 family protein, whose amino-acid sequence MSNQYECTEEVLVEGHLIDSMILTRILDRIMELEGDFEIIEFKVGKRKHEYSRARLIVKGRDKEHLDEILKELYRLGAVPIECKEVELKPAPRDGVAPDGFYSTTNYPTEIFYQGSWIPVEDIMMDKVIVVDPQSKRAVCVPLREIKKGDLVVVGERGIRVRPPERPRESLKIFEFMSSKVSPERPSTSIVKHIARDMHNIKRRGGKIAVVAGPAVVHTGGAPALAKIIRLGYVDVLLAGNALAVHDVEYALFGTSLGIKVDEGVAAPKGHRNHLAAINEIMKAGSLRDAVEKGILNKGIIYECIVKGVPYVLAGSIRDDGPLPDVITDVVEAQKAYRKYLKGVDMVLMLASTLHSIAVGNMLPATVKVVCVDINPATITKLLDRGTAHAIGVVSDVGVFLKMLADELWSLSAT is encoded by the coding sequence ATGAGTAATCAGTATGAGTGTACAGAAGAGGTTCTAGTTGAAGGTCACCTCATAGACTCCATGATACTAACCAGGATACTTGATAGGATAATGGAACTTGAAGGGGACTTTGAGATAATAGAATTCAAGGTTGGTAAGAGAAAGCATGAATACAGCAGAGCAAGGCTCATTGTTAAGGGAAGAGACAAAGAGCACCTCGATGAAATTTTAAAAGAGCTCTATAGGTTAGGCGCAGTTCCCATAGAGTGCAAAGAGGTTGAGCTAAAACCTGCGCCAAGAGATGGAGTTGCGCCAGATGGTTTTTACTCTACTACCAATTATCCTACTGAAATATTCTATCAAGGATCGTGGATTCCAGTAGAAGATATAATGATGGATAAGGTCATAGTCGTGGACCCTCAATCTAAGAGAGCGGTATGCGTACCTTTAAGAGAGATTAAGAAGGGGGACCTAGTAGTTGTCGGCGAAAGAGGCATTAGAGTTAGACCTCCGGAGAGACCTCGTGAAAGCCTGAAGATCTTTGAGTTTATGAGCAGTAAAGTCTCGCCAGAAAGGCCTTCAACGTCAATTGTTAAGCACATAGCGAGAGACATGCATAACATAAAACGCAGAGGGGGTAAGATAGCCGTCGTAGCGGGGCCTGCGGTCGTTCATACTGGCGGTGCTCCTGCCTTAGCTAAGATCATAAGGTTAGGTTATGTGGATGTGCTCTTAGCTGGAAACGCTCTTGCAGTTCACGACGTCGAATACGCTCTATTTGGGACGAGTCTTGGCATTAAAGTCGACGAAGGTGTAGCAGCTCCTAAGGGGCATAGGAATCACCTTGCAGCGATAAATGAGATAATGAAGGCTGGATCTCTTAGAGATGCAGTCGAGAAGGGTATTTTGAATAAAGGGATTATTTACGAGTGCATAGTCAAGGGAGTGCCATATGTTCTCGCGGGTTCCATTAGGGATGATGGACCTTTACCAGACGTTATAACAGACGTCGTGGAGGCTCAGAAAGCTTACAGAAAGTACCTCAAGGGCGTGGACATGGTTCTAATGCTTGCATCAACCTTGCACTCAATAGCCGTAGGGAACATGCTGCCAGCAACAGTCAAAGTCGTTTGCGTCGACATAAACCCAGCGACAATAACTAAGCTCTTAGATCGTGGAACAGCTCATGCCATAGGAGTTGTGTCCGATGTCGGAGTTTTTCTGAAGATGCTAGCTGATGAGCTATGGAGCTTAAGTGCCACTTGA